The following proteins are co-located in the Malassezia restricta chromosome II, complete sequence genome:
- a CDS encoding telomerase activating protein Est1, producing MSTVDPADLRREARARKQAQEDAIRHAKALTSDGTYDPCDAAVVQARQALRTVYMALLMTCTFTRAAQLVDIMIWHDTTYHVISYLRARIVHAEQQVTNAPRGKGRAPKRERKSAKASDHKRLQQQLLQFIDEEVAYYADTIACLVQRYALDETCSVLSALAIQIQPQHEATLAESARVPAHRHQLYEIIQRLLTCMGDLHRYRELHSAVPDRHHRVFFHFTRAVLFYHQAHVLLPDHGNPSNQLAVVATTVGDSFGAVYQYYRALCVRVPFDNARHNLQRMLEKALHAWSSSARRDDVLVAWRQAALEDCPARRVPVPSISARWDSTHDYFDSLVAFHSLCFLRADLDTACVLHDAILRHMLMAVDMHELRAVDYLRILVTGLCASWTTRLCPAPLHERLPFSLGAPYSAHMDADVLAEHVRAAWGTLLVCHVLGMLTALLAVIRHELMSLLRDRRPDSEAGPMDMGRILRRTLPSVRIGLKWVRGHVDYMASCRAQAAQAAEELQQAVDQQKTPSSLATDAVARLACVQRSVEARMSSFWSALIDFGNLLQAAYPPSVLPVAPEASIFIEEDVDLQFLGPIRRVMHPTEASPYALPDLAPLPSAHADYARVLDVERDIRGMATSEACGLVYDEARAMFVSRAAPVEADDPIELAMRAMDVHMDHAWSQSKPAQDAPAWPSSTWTDPWTTSNSIWTTWPS from the coding sequence ATGTCCACCGTGGATCCAGCGGATCTACGACGTGAAGCGCGGGCGCGGAAGCAGGCGCAAGAAGATGCCATCCggcatgccaaggcgctcaCGTCTGACGGCACGTATGATCCATGCGACGCGGCGGTCGTtcaggcgcggcaggcaCTGCGTACGGTCTACATGGCCCTATTGATGACGTGTACATTCACGCGTGCAGCCCAGCTCGTGGATATCATGATCTGGCATGACACGACGTACCATGTCATTTCATACCTTCGTGCGAGGATCGTCCACGCTGAGCAGCAGGTGACGAATGCGCCCCGTGGCAAGGGCCGCGCACCCAAACGCGAGCGCAAGAGTGCCAAGGCGTCGGACCACAAGAGgctccagcagcagctcttgcagTTTATCGACGAGGAAGTGGCGTACTATGCAGATACCATTGCATGTCTCGTGCAGCGgtatgcgctcgacgagacGTGCAGCGTGCTCTCGGCGCTGGCCATCCAGATCCAGCCTCAGCACGAGGCGACGCTCGCCGAGTCGGCCCGTGTGCCGGCTCATCGGCACCAGCTGTACGAAATCATACAGCGGCTCCTTACGTGCATGGGCGACTTGCACCGCTACCGTGAACTGCACTCGGCGGTGCCTGACCGACACCATCGGGTCTTCTTCCACTTTACACGCGCCGTGCTCTTTTACCACCAGGCCCACGTCCTCCTTCCCGACCATGGCAATCCATCGAATCAGCTAGCAGTCGTTGCCACCACTGTGGGCGATTCGTTCGGCGCGGTGTATCAGTACTACCgggcgctgtgcgtgcgtgtgcccTTTGATAACGCGCGCCATAacctgcagcgcatgttGGAAAAGGCCCTCCATGCATGGTCATCGAGTGCGCGGCGAGACGATGTGCTCGTAGCATGGCGTCAGGCTGCGCTGGAAGATTGTCCTGCGCGCCGAGTGCCTGTGCCGTCGATCAGCGCTCGGTGGGACTCGACGCACGACTACTTTGACTCGTTGGTGGCTTTCCACAGTCTGTGCTTTCTGCGCGCCGACTTGGATACGGCCTGCGTCCTCCATGATGCGATTCTACGTCACATGCTCATGGCAGTCGATATgcatgagctgcgtgccgtcgactATCTGCGCATTCTCGTGACCGGCCTGTGCGCTtcgtggacgacgcggctgtgcccggcgccgctgcacgaACGTCTGCCGTTttcgctcggcgcgcccTACTCGGCGCACATGGACGCGGACGTCCTtgccgagcatgtgcgcgcggcgtggggcacgctgctggtgtGCCACGTCCTGGGTATGTTGACGGCGCTCCTGGCCGTCATCCGGCACGAGCTCATGAGTCTGCTGCGGGACAGGCGGCCTGATAGCGAGGCCGGGCCGATGGACATGGGCCGCATCCTGCGCCGTACGCTGCCGTCTGTGCGCATCGGCCTCAAGTGGGTCAGGGGCCACGTCGACTacatggcctcgtgccgggcgcaggcagcgcaggcggccgaggagctgcagcaggccgTCGACCAGCAGAAAACGCCCTCGAGTCTAGCGACGGATGCCGTCGCGCGACTGGCGTGTGTGCAGCGCAGtgtcgaggcgcgcatgtccTCGTTTTGGAGTGCGCTCATCGACTTTGGCAACCTCTTGCAGGCGGCCTATCCACCCAGCGTGCTTCCCGTGGCGCCCGAGGCCTCCATCTTCATCGAGGAGGACGTCGACCTGCAGTTTCTCGGTCCGATCCGCCGCGTCATGCACCCGACGGAGGCGTCGCCGTATGCGCTGCCTGacttggcgccgctgccgagtgcgcacgccgactATGCGCGGGTTCTGGACGTCGAGCGAGACATTCGGGGCATGGCCACCTCGGAAGCGTGCGGCCTCGTGTACGACGAAGCACGGGCGATGTTCGTgtcgcgtgccgcgccggTCGAGGCGGACGACCCGATTGAGCTCGCGATGCGGGCGATGGACGTGCACATGGATCACGCCTGGTCGCAGAGCAAGCCGGCGCAGGATGCGCCCGCATGGCCTTCGTCTACGTGGACGGATCCGTGGACGACATCGAACTCGATttggacgacgtggccaAGCTAA
- a CDS encoding ribosomal RNA-processing protein 9 codes for MSDPFFQKKRKRSGETGAGKGRAPPRRGDDADSDDAGLEAVEDMDLRHTFDEDEAQESETPAEAKVRLAKLYLEGLHEKEEIDGIDAAAVDRDNIAARLRKDVEEGSGRMHLAVASRLSKPETKDVLCVRGHRACMTCARTGANAVHLFTSDKDGRIVQWRLRDGRQVSVMPRGRDYAAEAPTSSTSGAARRRARHLEHVALQPGEGHTSSVLSLAVSDDGSLCASAGGDKRIGIWETTPPRWVKALVGHKDAVRSVAFRGGSKELYSASYDRTVKLFDAEQLSYIETLFGHQEAIQDLSCLRAERAVTAGGRERTCRLWKIGEESQLVFRGGARSKVHALLEGGDLVDTPVDKKNEVHEGSIDCISMIDDHHFVSGSDSGALSLWSIAKKKPLFVVHAAHGYAPPSGETGRALPRYICSVACLPYGDVFASGSWDGVIRLWALEPGLRSFRFLFDVPAPGVVNSLQLLTPAIERMEQYPVDPSQWRRRGGVHAPLHHAEQQDQPRRSAASLRDTVHTSADGRVLGHKESIPPLLIAAVGPEPRADRWIHIPDAVSAALVVPLWLEGSDT; via the coding sequence ATGTCGGATCCGTTTTTCCAAAAGAAGCGGAAACGCAGCGGCGAGACGGGCGCAGGAAAGgggcgcgcgccgccgcgtcgtggtgATGATGCCGACTCGGACGATGCGGGCTTGGAGGCCGTCGAGGATATGGATCTGCGGCACACGTttgacgaggacgaggcgcaagAGAGCGAGACGCCCGCTGAGGCCAAGGTTCGGCTGGCCAAGTTGTACCTCGAGGGCCTGCATGAGAAAGAAGAGAtcgacggcatcgatgcgGCCGCGGTCGATCGCGATAATATTGCCGCGCGTTTGCGCAAAGACGTCGAAGAGGGCAGTGGGCGCATGCACTTGGCTGTGGCCTCGCGTCTGTCGAAGCCAGAGACGAAGGACGTGCTGTGCGTGCGGGGCCACCGCGCATGCATGacatgcgcacgcacgggCGCGAATGCCGTTCATTTGTTCACCTCCGACAAGGACGGGCGTATTGTGCAGTGGCGTTTGCGCGACGGTCGACAAGTGAGTGTCATGCCGCGAGGCCGCGACTATGCTGCGGAGGCGCCGacatccagcacgagtGGCGCggctcgacgacgtgcgcggcacCTGGAGCACGTGGCTCTGCAGCCTGGCGAAGGGCacacgagcagcgtgctctCGTTGGCGGTGAGTGATGATGGCAGTCTGTGCGCCTCGGCTGGCGGTGATAAGCGCATTGGCATCTGGGagacgacgccgccgcggtGGGTCAAGGCGCTGGTGGGGCACAAGGACGCGGTGCGGTCTGTGGCGTTTCGGGGCGGGTCGAAGGAGCTGTATAGTGCGTCTTACGACCGCACCGTCAAGCTATttgatgccgagcagctgtcgTACATCGAGACGCTCTTCGGGCACCAGGAAGCGATTCAGGATCTATCGTGCCTGCGTGCGGAGCGTGCCGTGACGGCAGGCGGGCGTGAACGGACATGCCGTCTGTGGAAGATCGGCGAAGAGAGTCAGCTCGTATTtcgtggcggcgcacggAGCAAAGTacacgcgctgctcgagggCGGCGACCTCGTTGATACCCCTGTGGATAAGAAAAACGAGGTGCATGAAGGCAGTATCGACTGCATCTCGATGATCGATGACCACCACTTTGTGAGTGGCAGTGACAGCGGCGCCCTGTCGTTGTGGTCCATCGCGAAAAAGAAGCCCCTGTTTGTggtgcatgccgcgcatgggtatgcgccgccctcggGCGAGACAGGTCGCGCACTGCCTCGCTACATTTGCAGCGTAGCATGCCTGCCGTACGGCGACGTGTTCGCGTCAGGCTCGTGGGACGGCGTGATCCGCCTGTGGGCGCTGGAGCCTGGCCTCCGGTCGTTCCGGTTTCTCTTCGACGTGCCTGCGCCCGGCGTCGTGAACAGTCTCCAGCTGCTCACGCCCGCGATCGAGCGAATGGAGCAGTACCCCGTCGACCCATCGCAatggcgccgtcgtggcggTGTGCATGCCCCGCTGCACCACGCGGAGCAGCAGGACCAGCCGCGCAGGTCAGCTGCGTCCCTGCGAGACACCGTTCACACGTCGGCCGACGGGCGCGTGTTGGGACACAAGGAAAGCATACCACCCCTGCTGATCGCCGCTGTCGGTCCGGAACCACGCGCGGATCGCTGGATTCACATCCCAGACGCCGTGTCCGCGGCCCTCGTTGTGCCGCTATGGCTCGAGGGATCGGACACGTGA